A single genomic interval of Methylobacterium bullatum harbors:
- the ompR_3 gene encoding Transcriptional regulatory protein OmpR, with protein sequence MIPVAYAAFALPNFGSVRGSETVLVVEDEAMVCELAVEALMDEGYRVLSAADAEEAEDILARERVDLLFTDIDLARNTNGLSLARRARRLRPNLPVIYTSGGRGSLSQADAVAESIFVPKPYRPSQLIALANGLLRRFPHYA encoded by the coding sequence ATGATCCCTGTCGCTTACGCTGCCTTCGCGTTGCCGAATTTCGGCTCCGTCCGCGGATCCGAAACCGTCCTGGTGGTGGAGGATGAAGCCATGGTTTGCGAACTGGCCGTCGAAGCCCTCATGGACGAAGGCTACCGCGTTCTCAGCGCCGCCGATGCCGAGGAGGCCGAAGACATCCTGGCGCGGGAACGCGTCGACCTGCTCTTCACCGATATCGATTTGGCCCGCAACACCAATGGCCTCTCCCTCGCCCGCCGGGCGCGGCGCCTGCGCCCTAACCTCCCGGTCATCTACACGTCGGGCGGACGCGGAAGCCTCTCGCAGGCGGATGCGGTGGCGGAATCAATCTTCGTGCCGAAACCCTATCGCCCGAGCCAGCTCATCGCCCTCGCCAACGGCCTCCTGCGCCGTTTCCCCCACTACGCCTGA
- the rppH_2 gene encoding RNA pyrophosphohydrolase, producing MKLTVPEPDLPYRPCVGIMLIAPRGGVFIGRRRQEAGPEHVQGDRAWQMPQGGIDEGEDPLAAALRELHEETNVSAGSVVLLGETPGWLAYDLPPAVLKQAWKGRYRGQTQKWFAFGLVGDEAEIDVLSPGGGLHKSEFDAWRWEAMDGLADLIVPFKRPVYDAVVAEFAGLAGWSEQAQRAAPPR from the coding sequence ATGAAGCTCACCGTGCCCGAACCCGACCTGCCGTATCGGCCCTGCGTTGGCATCATGCTGATCGCTCCCCGCGGGGGCGTCTTCATCGGCCGTCGCCGTCAGGAGGCAGGGCCGGAGCATGTGCAGGGCGACCGCGCCTGGCAGATGCCGCAAGGTGGAATCGATGAGGGCGAGGATCCTCTCGCGGCGGCCCTGCGGGAACTGCACGAGGAAACCAACGTCTCGGCCGGTTCGGTCGTGCTCCTCGGGGAGACGCCTGGTTGGCTCGCCTACGATCTGCCGCCCGCCGTACTGAAACAGGCATGGAAGGGCCGGTATCGCGGACAGACGCAGAAGTGGTTCGCCTTCGGTCTCGTCGGGGACGAGGCCGAGATCGACGTGCTTTCACCCGGCGGTGGTCTGCACAAATCCGAGTTCGATGCCTGGCGTTGGGAAGCGATGGACGGGTTGGCCGACCTCATCGTGCCGTTCAAACGGCCGGTCTACGACGCCGTGGTCGCCGAGTTCGCAGGCCTTGCCGGGTGGAGCGAGCAGGCGCAGAGGGCTGCCCCACCGCGATGA
- the yqjG gene encoding Glutathionyl-hydroquinone reductase YqjG produces the protein MGLLVEGAWQDSWYDTKDTGGRFKRTDATFRNWVTADGEPGPSGEGGFRGEADRYHLYVSLSCPWAHRTLIVRALKGLEEAITVAVVDPHMGSEGWVFGGSPGATPDTVNGANRLYEVYLKAVPDFTGRVTVPVLWDKQRRTIVSNESSEIIRMLNDAFGGTGPDLYPEALRGEIDAVNARVYDAVNNGVYKAGFATTQDAYEEAFDALFAELDSLNERLGRARYLCGAALTEADIRLFTTLVRFDPVYVGHFKCNLRRIADYPNLSHYLRDLYALPGIAGTVNLTHIKRHYYGSHPSLNPTGIVPKGPELDLDAPNDRALRFGT, from the coding sequence ATGGGATTGCTGGTCGAAGGTGCCTGGCAGGATAGCTGGTACGACACGAAGGACACCGGCGGCCGGTTCAAGCGAACGGATGCCACGTTCCGCAACTGGGTCACCGCCGACGGTGAGCCCGGCCCGTCGGGCGAGGGCGGATTTCGCGGGGAGGCCGACCGCTATCACCTCTACGTCTCGCTCTCCTGCCCCTGGGCGCACCGCACCCTCATCGTGCGCGCGCTGAAGGGGCTGGAGGAGGCTATCACGGTCGCGGTGGTCGATCCGCATATGGGATCGGAAGGCTGGGTCTTCGGCGGTTCACCGGGCGCCACACCCGACACGGTAAATGGCGCGAACCGCCTCTACGAGGTCTATCTGAAGGCAGTGCCGGACTTCACCGGCCGCGTCACCGTCCCGGTCCTGTGGGACAAGCAGCGCCGCACTATCGTCTCGAACGAATCGTCCGAGATCATCCGCATGCTGAACGACGCCTTCGGCGGCACCGGCCCCGACCTCTATCCGGAAGCCCTGCGCGGCGAGATCGATGCGGTTAACGCCCGCGTCTACGATGCCGTCAACAACGGGGTCTACAAGGCCGGCTTCGCGACGACCCAGGACGCCTACGAGGAAGCCTTCGACGCGCTGTTCGCCGAACTCGATTCCCTCAACGAGCGGCTGGGCAGGGCCCGGTACCTGTGCGGCGCGGCGCTGACCGAGGCCGACATCCGCCTGTTCACCACTCTGGTGCGGTTCGATCCGGTCTATGTCGGGCACTTCAAATGCAACCTGCGCCGGATCGCCGACTATCCGAACCTCTCGCACTACCTGCGCGACCTCTATGCCCTGCCCGGCATCGCCGGCACGGTGAACCTCACCCACATCAAACGGCACTATTACGGAAGTCATCCCAGCCTCAATCCGACGGGGATCGTGCCGAAAGGTCCAGAGCTCGATCTCGACGCTCCCAACGACAGGGCGTTACGCTTCGGAACATGA
- the trxA_2 gene encoding Thioredoxin-1 has product MLNDVSTAGASPAGGPANLIKDVTTATFRDEVITASLQQPVLVDFWATWCGPCKQLTPLLEKAVTAAKGAVILAKVNIDENPAIWSQISQQLGLQSIPAVIAIDKGRPVDGFVGALPESEIKEFIARLAGPAGPTPVEAMMTEAEAALGEGDMAGASELYAAVLGQEPENLVALAALAKIQLDSGEVANARQILDMAPPEKTGDPALASIRAAVELAEQAASLGDLGVFQQRIAADPADFQARFDFALGLNGLGKRDEAVDELIEIERRDKTWNDGAARKQLLTFFEAWGLMDKASIRGRRRLSTLVFA; this is encoded by the coding sequence ATGCTGAACGACGTTTCCACCGCCGGGGCGAGCCCCGCCGGCGGTCCCGCGAACCTCATCAAGGACGTCACCACCGCGACGTTCCGCGATGAGGTCATCACCGCCTCCCTGCAGCAGCCGGTGCTGGTGGATTTCTGGGCGACGTGGTGCGGCCCCTGCAAGCAGCTGACTCCGTTGCTGGAGAAGGCCGTGACCGCGGCCAAGGGCGCCGTCATCCTCGCTAAGGTGAATATCGACGAGAACCCGGCGATCTGGTCGCAGATCAGCCAGCAACTCGGGCTGCAATCGATCCCTGCCGTCATCGCCATCGACAAGGGACGTCCCGTGGACGGGTTCGTCGGGGCGCTGCCGGAAAGCGAGATCAAGGAGTTCATCGCGCGTCTGGCCGGTCCTGCCGGCCCGACGCCGGTGGAGGCGATGATGACCGAGGCCGAAGCAGCCCTTGGCGAAGGCGACATGGCAGGCGCCTCCGAACTCTATGCCGCCGTCCTCGGGCAGGAGCCGGAGAATCTCGTGGCCCTGGCTGCCCTCGCGAAGATCCAACTCGATTCCGGCGAGGTCGCCAACGCGCGCCAGATCCTCGACATGGCGCCGCCCGAAAAGACCGGTGACCCGGCCCTGGCAAGCATCCGCGCGGCGGTGGAGCTTGCCGAACAGGCGGCCTCCCTCGGTGATCTTGGCGTGTTCCAGCAACGCATCGCCGCCGATCCTGCCGATTTCCAGGCCCGCTTCGATTTCGCCCTCGGCCTCAACGGTCTCGGCAAGCGCGACGAGGCGGTGGACGAGCTGATCGAGATCGAGCGGCGGGACAAGACCTGGAACGACGGGGCGGCCCGCAAGCAGCTCCTCACGTTCTTCGAGGCCTGGGGCCTCATGGACAAGGCTTCGATCCGGGGCCGGCGGCGACTGTCGACGCTGGTCTTCGCATGA
- the bcrC gene encoding Undecaprenyl-diphosphatase BcrC → MKTPLPTYLQHPLFSHATALWLRLRLNEVGPLVALLGVSFLGYAFFFLADEVGEGSTEALDRKILLALRNPADLSDPIGPRWLEETMRDITGLGSVFTITFVTLSAVAYLALTRRHRIAAFVLGAIGGGLLVSTVLKMFYHRPRPDLVPHGMDVFTASFPSGHAMMSAIAYLTLATLLARVDPNRSVKVLVLILGVGMTLIVGVSRIYLGVHWPSDVLAGWCIGAAWASLCWFMALILQRRGEVESPDPPPG, encoded by the coding sequence ATGAAGACGCCGCTCCCGACCTATCTCCAGCATCCGCTGTTCAGCCACGCCACGGCCCTGTGGCTGCGCCTGCGCCTCAACGAGGTCGGCCCCCTCGTGGCACTGCTGGGCGTGAGCTTCCTCGGCTATGCCTTCTTCTTCCTCGCCGACGAGGTCGGGGAAGGCTCCACCGAGGCGCTCGACCGCAAGATACTGCTCGCCCTGCGCAACCCCGCCGACCTGTCGGACCCGATCGGGCCTCGCTGGCTCGAGGAGACGATGCGCGACATCACGGGACTCGGCAGCGTCTTCACCATTACCTTCGTCACCCTGAGCGCGGTCGCCTATCTGGCGCTCACCCGGCGGCACCGCATCGCCGCCTTCGTGCTGGGCGCCATCGGCGGGGGATTGCTCGTCTCGACGGTACTGAAGATGTTCTACCACCGACCGCGGCCGGATCTCGTCCCCCACGGCATGGACGTGTTCACCGCGAGCTTTCCCAGCGGCCACGCGATGATGTCGGCCATCGCCTACCTCACCCTGGCGACGCTGCTGGCCCGCGTCGATCCTAACCGGTCCGTGAAGGTGCTGGTCCTAATCCTCGGCGTCGGAATGACACTCATCGTGGGTGTGAGCCGGATCTATCTCGGCGTGCACTGGCCGAGCGACGTGCTCGCCGGCTGGTGCATCGGCGCGGCCTGGGCCTCCCTGTGCTGGTTCATGGCGCTGATCCTTCAGCGAAGGGGCGAGGTCGAGTCCCCCGATCCTCCGCCGGGCTGA